From the genome of Thermogutta terrifontis, one region includes:
- a CDS encoding biotin/lipoyl-binding protein — translation MSTEQPLDPELIEQTRQQIRQLVAEIAQLSSRAELAPEQYCAEFLPRVVTALAAVGGAFWLTEGQGRLSLAYQMNLQQTRLAEDPEGRQRHNRLLQRVLQTKEPLLVPPQSGSGENNGEGNPTDFLLILGPVKTELEVVGLVEVFQRPDAPPPAQKGYLRFLTQMCDLAGDYFKTQQLKSLSDRQILWSRLEEFTRLIHQSLDPRETAYTLANEARRLIDCDRVSVSVRRGRRQVIEAISGQDVVNKRSNVVRLLGDLATVVAAARESVWYCGDTSQLAPQIEDALQEYVDESHSKTVIVIPLGRPAPPPTDESEADRPVDRPPPVGTMIVEQIEDSRITPQLRQRVEVVAEHAAIALANAVEHNELFLMPLWKALGKSRLVTQARMLPRAVLFGVLAVLVCLMLIFVPWPYKLHARGTLEPVVKRDVFAGIDGVVDEVLVQHGQHVEAGQVLARLRNTELKQNILEIEGQLASNQKQIATIRRELADLRALSLQERNRLTGQLAELEARQISLIAQRAILKEKEKELTVVSPITGDVVTWDVYNRLINRPVNRGQILMRIADTAGDWELELHMAEDRMGEIALARRQIQQRDPNEDLTVEYVLATDPGRVRMGRVKNIYASAEVLPEEGNVVMIKVAINKEDFDPAQLRPGATVSAKVHCGTRSMGYAWFRDLIAFIQTRIIFYLW, via the coding sequence ATGAGCACAGAACAGCCCCTCGATCCCGAACTGATTGAACAGACGCGGCAGCAGATTCGTCAGCTTGTCGCTGAGATAGCACAGCTTTCCTCTCGGGCGGAGTTGGCTCCGGAACAATACTGCGCGGAGTTTCTGCCCAGGGTGGTGACGGCGTTAGCTGCCGTGGGAGGGGCCTTCTGGCTCACCGAGGGCCAGGGACGCCTGAGCCTGGCCTATCAGATGAACCTTCAGCAGACGCGGCTGGCGGAAGACCCCGAAGGACGCCAGCGGCACAATCGTCTGCTTCAGCGCGTGCTTCAAACCAAGGAGCCCCTTCTCGTCCCACCGCAGTCGGGCAGCGGCGAGAACAACGGGGAAGGAAATCCCACGGATTTTCTGCTCATTCTCGGCCCTGTCAAGACCGAACTGGAAGTGGTCGGTCTTGTGGAGGTCTTCCAGCGTCCGGACGCTCCTCCGCCCGCCCAAAAGGGCTATCTGCGATTTTTGACCCAGATGTGCGATCTGGCGGGCGATTATTTCAAGACCCAGCAACTCAAAAGCCTTTCTGATCGTCAGATACTTTGGTCCCGGCTGGAAGAGTTTACCCGTTTGATCCATCAAAGCCTGGACCCCCGTGAAACCGCTTACACCCTGGCGAACGAAGCACGCCGGCTGATCGACTGTGATCGGGTGAGTGTTTCCGTTCGACGGGGACGCCGCCAGGTGATCGAGGCCATTTCTGGCCAGGATGTGGTGAATAAGCGATCGAATGTCGTCAGACTCCTGGGAGATCTGGCGACGGTCGTTGCGGCGGCTCGGGAGAGTGTCTGGTATTGTGGTGATACCTCGCAGTTGGCTCCGCAGATAGAGGATGCGCTCCAGGAGTATGTGGATGAGTCGCATTCCAAGACGGTGATTGTCATTCCCCTGGGGCGGCCGGCACCTCCCCCCACCGATGAAAGCGAGGCTGACCGTCCTGTGGACCGACCGCCGCCGGTGGGCACCATGATCGTGGAGCAAATCGAAGACAGCCGCATCACGCCGCAACTGCGACAGCGTGTCGAAGTCGTTGCCGAGCATGCCGCCATCGCGCTGGCCAACGCGGTGGAACATAACGAGCTTTTTCTCATGCCACTGTGGAAAGCGCTCGGCAAATCACGCCTGGTCACCCAGGCACGAATGCTGCCTCGCGCCGTGCTTTTCGGCGTTCTGGCCGTCCTCGTTTGTCTGATGCTGATTTTCGTACCGTGGCCGTACAAACTTCATGCCCGGGGCACGCTGGAACCCGTCGTGAAACGCGACGTCTTTGCTGGCATTGACGGAGTGGTTGACGAGGTGCTGGTGCAGCACGGACAGCATGTGGAAGCGGGCCAGGTCCTGGCCAGGCTCCGCAATACAGAATTGAAACAGAATATCCTGGAAATCGAGGGCCAATTGGCCTCCAACCAAAAACAGATCGCTACCATTCGGCGGGAACTCGCTGACCTTCGGGCACTCAGTCTTCAGGAGCGGAATCGACTCACCGGGCAACTTGCAGAACTGGAAGCCCGGCAGATCAGCCTCATCGCCCAACGAGCGATCCTCAAAGAAAAGGAGAAGGAACTGACCGTCGTCAGCCCCATTACCGGAGACGTGGTCACGTGGGACGTTTACAACCGGCTCATCAACCGGCCCGTCAATCGGGGTCAGATCCTCATGAGGATCGCCGACACCGCAGGGGATTGGGAGCTGGAACTGCATATGGCTGAAGACCGGATGGGCGAGATCGCCCTCGCCCGCCGTCAGATTCAGCAGCGCGATCCCAACGAGGATCTCACGGTGGAATATGTCCTGGCCACCGATCCCGGTCGGGTACGTATGGGCCGGGTTAAGAACATCTATGCCTCGGCGGAGGTTCTTCCTGAGGAAGGTAACGTGGTCATGATCAAAGTCGCCATCAACAAGGAGGATTTTGATCCCGCTCAATTACGGCCGGGTGCTACCGTGAGCGCCAAGGTTCACTGTGGTACCCGATCCATGGGATACGCATGGTTCCGCGATCTTATCGCATTCATTCAGACGCGGATTATTTTCTACTTGTGGTAA
- a CDS encoding ribonuclease D, producing MNRESATGGEDRHPVRRIAAVNDFEIFCRELRERPRLALDTEFVAEDSYQPNLCLIQVAFDDELVVIDPFPLGSVRRFWEAIVEGNVEVVVHAGRVDLQFCYNAIGRFPDRVFDVQIAAGLTGLEYPAGLANILQKYLGISVTKHETRTDWRRRPLSDRQIEYALNDVRYLLPLRDRLEGELIRLNRLEWLKEEVQRQQQMAIQAEGEERWRRLTGYGGVSRRELAILRELWHWREQEAARRNVPPRRVLRDDLLVELARRASGDPKRILAIRGMSHHAVRHLVPMISACIRQAIALPPEKWPQLPNRPGVQQSPVVGQFLYSALASLCLKKQIAVGLVGGTNDLRDWLAYYLSGSTDDSPPILAQGWRRELIGDTLQMLVTGRAALRIADPTADNPLELVFLPQPEVKSREMADRPSDAQLTEGSDDVTASSHGESCGTVA from the coding sequence GTGAATCGGGAGTCCGCAACTGGTGGAGAAGATCGTCACCCTGTTCGCCGCATAGCCGCCGTCAATGACTTCGAGATTTTCTGTCGAGAACTGCGGGAGCGACCTCGGCTCGCGCTGGATACAGAGTTTGTCGCCGAGGACAGCTATCAGCCCAACCTCTGCCTGATCCAGGTCGCCTTTGACGATGAACTGGTGGTGATCGATCCGTTCCCGCTGGGCTCCGTGCGACGATTCTGGGAGGCCATCGTGGAGGGGAACGTCGAGGTGGTCGTCCACGCGGGCCGAGTTGATCTTCAGTTCTGCTATAACGCCATCGGGCGGTTTCCTGATCGTGTTTTCGACGTGCAGATAGCCGCTGGTCTGACAGGGCTGGAGTATCCCGCCGGACTTGCCAACATTCTGCAGAAATATCTGGGGATTTCTGTAACCAAGCATGAAACGCGGACCGACTGGCGTCGCAGACCGCTGAGTGACAGACAGATCGAGTACGCCCTCAATGACGTCCGATATCTGCTACCCCTGAGGGATCGCCTGGAGGGCGAGCTTATCCGTCTCAATCGCCTGGAGTGGTTGAAGGAGGAAGTCCAGCGGCAGCAACAGATGGCGATTCAGGCTGAAGGGGAAGAGCGGTGGCGGCGGCTGACGGGTTATGGTGGGGTATCCCGCCGAGAATTGGCAATTCTCCGCGAGCTGTGGCACTGGCGGGAACAGGAGGCCGCCCGACGAAATGTTCCACCGCGTCGCGTATTACGGGATGATCTTTTGGTCGAGTTAGCACGACGAGCTTCCGGTGATCCCAAGCGAATCCTTGCCATTCGCGGGATGTCGCATCATGCGGTGCGCCACCTCGTGCCGATGATTTCCGCGTGCATCCGACAGGCGATTGCCCTACCGCCGGAAAAATGGCCACAGCTTCCCAATCGGCCTGGAGTTCAGCAGTCCCCCGTGGTTGGACAATTTCTCTATAGCGCCCTGGCAAGCCTGTGTTTGAAAAAACAAATTGCCGTGGGACTGGTGGGCGGGACCAACGATTTGCGAGACTGGCTGGCTTACTATCTCTCTGGCAGCACGGATGACTCCCCGCCAATTCTCGCCCAGGGATGGCGACGCGAACTGATCGGCGATACTTTGCAAATGCTGGTTACGGGACGCGCTGCTTTGCGAATCGCCGATCCGACGGCTGACAATCCCCTGGAACTCGTTTTTCTGCCACAACCCGAAGTTAAATCCCGTGAAATGGCTGACAGGCCATCGGACGCGCAGTTAACCGAAGGCTCCGACGACGTGACTGCCAGCTCCCACGGAGAATCCTGCGGGACGGTTGCTTGA
- a CDS encoding putative sugar nucleotidyl transferase translates to MNILLFEDELVTQLYPITTGRPAFAISCGGYRLVELIRRFEAAIYGDVRPHLREITQLDFGLSSPPEIWEGRWLFVNARLVPSVGAVAILKELVEDQRNVLVRWNNHTAAAAMTFSTPVPRPRESLSEFLVRQCAEDHVEVLDRRLVLFEYPHEVVKYHMEILGENLADKIARGNYRQLSDGLFVADNVVLGDYLSVDSTAGPVVIESGARVGPFCHFQGPVLVGQNAKLIEQASLKDNVALGHTTKVGGEVEASIVEPYSNKQHHGFLGHSYLGSWVNLGAGTCNSDLKNTYGLVVMEYNGKRVPTGMQFMGCIIGDYTKTAVNTGIFTGKVIGVCCMVYGFVTTNVPSFTNYARLFGQMTELPVEVAIAGQQRMFLRRNVTQRPCHIQLIRDMYELTQGERRLANAPLVL, encoded by the coding sequence ATGAACATTCTTCTGTTCGAGGATGAGCTTGTCACCCAACTTTATCCCATCACGACAGGCCGCCCGGCGTTTGCCATTTCGTGCGGCGGTTATCGACTTGTGGAGCTTATTCGTCGGTTCGAAGCAGCGATCTACGGGGACGTCCGCCCACACTTGAGGGAAATTACACAACTGGATTTTGGCCTTTCATCACCACCCGAAATCTGGGAAGGACGCTGGCTGTTCGTCAACGCTCGGCTCGTTCCCAGCGTTGGGGCCGTGGCGATCCTCAAAGAACTGGTCGAAGACCAGCGCAATGTGCTTGTCCGCTGGAATAATCACACGGCGGCTGCCGCCATGACGTTTTCCACCCCCGTGCCACGACCGCGCGAGTCATTGTCCGAGTTTCTTGTGCGACAGTGTGCGGAGGACCATGTTGAGGTTCTGGACCGCCGCCTCGTCCTGTTCGAATATCCGCACGAGGTCGTCAAATACCATATGGAAATTCTGGGGGAGAACCTCGCCGACAAGATCGCTCGGGGAAATTATCGCCAGTTGTCAGACGGCCTTTTCGTCGCCGACAACGTCGTTCTTGGGGATTATCTGAGTGTGGATAGCACGGCAGGACCGGTAGTCATTGAATCCGGTGCACGTGTCGGACCGTTCTGTCACTTTCAGGGGCCGGTCCTTGTAGGCCAAAACGCCAAACTCATCGAACAGGCCTCACTCAAAGACAACGTCGCCCTCGGACACACGACAAAGGTGGGTGGGGAAGTGGAGGCGTCCATCGTGGAACCCTACAGCAACAAGCAACACCACGGTTTTCTGGGCCATAGTTATCTGGGAAGCTGGGTCAACCTGGGCGCCGGAACCTGCAACAGTGATCTCAAAAACACGTACGGGCTCGTGGTTATGGAGTACAACGGCAAGCGCGTGCCCACAGGAATGCAATTCATGGGCTGTATCATCGGCGATTACACCAAGACGGCCGTCAACACCGGGATCTTTACCGGCAAGGTTATCGGCGTGTGCTGCATGGTGTACGGATTCGTGACGACCAACGTGCCCAGTTTTACCAACTACGCACGGCTCTTTGGACAGATGACCGAACTGCCCGTGGAAGTTGCCATCGCGGGCCAGCAGCGGATGTTTTTAAGGAGGAATGTGACGCAACGGCCGTGCCATATCCAGCTCATCCGCGATATGTACGAGCTGACGCAGGGCGAACGGCGTCTGGCTAACGCCCCACTCGTGCTTTGA